One genomic region from Bdellovibrionales bacterium encodes:
- the glmU gene encoding bifunctional UDP-N-acetylglucosamine diphosphorylase/glucosamine-1-phosphate N-acetyltransferase GlmU: MTNTNTQQRELTAIILAAGQGQRMKSPLPKVLHPIAGRPMIQYVIEAVRSLRPQEIRAVVGVGENLVRPMLEPQGISCHRQVQQLGTADAVKSVNIESLEGTVLIINGDHPLIEGKDLEEIIKKFDRSGADLSVVTVELKHPGKFGRIVRHYENIKAIVEAKDASAETLKIREINTGIYLVKADILKTYLPGIKNQNAQNEYYLTDIVSACVEAGKRVTAIPAPKHVAMGVNTQQELSEASRWIFKRNARKAMEAGVIIIDPKATYIESEVMIGAGSVLYPGSFLKGQTAIGPFCVIEPNVFIQDCLIEQAAQIRAGSYLEKSLVRTKATVGPYARLRPGTDIGAEAHIGNFVELKKARMGARSKAGHLTYLGDAEIGEDTNIGCGTITCNYAVDKKKYVTKIGKNVFVGSDTQFVAPITIGDNAVIGSGSTITKDVPENALAVARGKQIVKENYVKPQPQSERDSEKE, encoded by the coding sequence ATGACAAATACCAATACCCAACAACGCGAATTAACAGCCATTATTCTAGCCGCAGGCCAAGGCCAGCGCATGAAGTCCCCCTTACCAAAGGTCTTGCACCCGATTGCCGGGCGACCGATGATTCAATATGTAATCGAGGCTGTACGCAGCTTGCGTCCTCAGGAGATCCGTGCCGTTGTGGGTGTCGGTGAAAATCTAGTTCGTCCGATGTTGGAGCCCCAAGGAATTTCCTGTCACCGTCAGGTACAGCAGTTGGGCACGGCGGATGCGGTAAAGTCGGTCAATATCGAGAGCCTTGAAGGAACTGTTCTTATCATTAACGGCGATCATCCTTTGATCGAAGGGAAAGATCTCGAAGAGATCATAAAAAAATTCGACAGAAGTGGCGCCGACCTGAGCGTTGTCACCGTAGAATTAAAGCATCCTGGAAAATTTGGCCGTATCGTTCGTCATTACGAAAACATTAAAGCGATTGTCGAAGCCAAAGATGCCTCGGCAGAGACCCTCAAGATTCGCGAGATCAACACCGGAATTTATCTGGTCAAAGCAGACATTTTAAAAACTTATCTTCCAGGAATTAAAAATCAAAATGCGCAGAATGAGTACTATCTGACGGACATCGTATCGGCCTGCGTGGAAGCAGGGAAGCGAGTGACGGCGATCCCTGCGCCTAAGCATGTGGCGATGGGTGTAAATACTCAACAGGAGCTTTCTGAGGCCTCGCGCTGGATTTTTAAACGCAACGCCCGCAAGGCCATGGAAGCTGGCGTGATCATCATCGATCCGAAGGCCACTTACATCGAATCGGAAGTTATGATTGGAGCGGGGAGTGTTTTATATCCCGGCTCCTTTCTCAAAGGGCAGACCGCCATTGGTCCTTTTTGTGTGATTGAGCCGAATGTGTTTATTCAAGATTGTTTGATTGAGCAGGCGGCGCAAATTCGTGCGGGATCTTATCTTGAAAAATCTTTGGTCCGTACTAAAGCGACCGTGGGCCCTTACGCTCGACTTCGCCCGGGCACTGATATCGGTGCAGAGGCTCACATTGGGAATTTTGTGGAACTCAAGAAGGCACGCATGGGGGCCAGGTCCAAAGCGGGTCACCTCACTTATCTTGGTGATGCCGAAATCGGCGAAGATACGAATATTGGGTGCGGGACGATCACTTGTAATTACGCGGTCGATAAAAAGAAGTACGTCACTAAAATTGGTAAAAATGTTTTCGTCGGAAGCGATACTCAATTTGTGGCTCCCATCACCATTGGCGACAATGCGGTGATTGGCTCAGGTTCCACGATCACTAAAGATGTTCCGGAAAATGCGTTGGCAGTGGCTCGCGGTAAACAAATCGTTAAAGAGAATTACGTGAAGCCTCAGCCTCAGTCTGAACGAGATTCAGAGAAAGAATAA
- a CDS encoding dihydrofolate reductase — MISHIAAVSKNGVIGNKGELPWHLPEDLKYFKAKTLNRAIIMGRKTFESLGKPLPKRLNIVVSRDPDYQAEGCRSFTSVQDAIAFCKDSREWSEEIFIVGGGEIYKHTLDMADRLYLTLIDKEFNGDARYPDWNKDFKLVSEDKRSENGVDYSFCIFEPK, encoded by the coding sequence TTGATCAGCCATATTGCGGCCGTCAGCAAAAACGGTGTTATCGGGAATAAAGGTGAATTGCCATGGCATTTGCCGGAAGATCTTAAGTATTTTAAAGCTAAAACTTTAAATCGCGCCATCATCATGGGACGAAAAACGTTTGAGTCTTTAGGTAAGCCTCTTCCTAAAAGATTAAACATCGTTGTTTCGAGAGACCCTGATTATCAAGCCGAAGGCTGTCGCTCGTTCACGAGTGTTCAAGATGCGATCGCGTTCTGCAAAGACTCCCGTGAATGGAGCGAAGAGATCTTTATCGTCGGCGGTGGGGAAATTTATAAACACACCTTAGATATGGCGGATCGATTATATCTCACACTCATCGATAAAGAATTTAACGGCGATGCCCGCTATCCTGACTGGAATAAAGATTTTAAATTAGTGAGCGAAGACAAACGATCCGAAAATGGCGTCGATTATTCGTTTTGCATCTTCGAACCCAAATAA
- a CDS encoding PAS domain-containing sensor histidine kinase: MTQLQHPVFTAEPLLLIIEGSKTHSAKIEALLSEVRDKKFQTQVIFFNCQLPQEKLVELFNIIKPLSITFKNDPTELEKNINRAFETVRELQQTKSLVELFNDQNKELKKISVDLEAKIEKRQAHLQEAKQKLSVTNKKNMFLHKCLLAIHSAETISDLEVIVTSNLRESMNLSWFKIEFSYNVSEMSVEKNPYLSSYRIPILRDQIKYGDLVFAREGKDMEPFKKEEKQLLNLLGEGIILSVDKLLQIEKNNELQYQWQSTFNAISDPVCLIDENYNLTSANQTFLQRSGLRSIEGVKCYEALFKRTSPCVDCHRGNHFRLRDQQDSSHMYDVFSQTMQIDYQKNYFHLYRDISRQLGLERQIVESAKMAELGTIGSSIAHELNNPLGGMLNFIQLIRMDLSKDDPLYEDIIEMEKGALKCKDIVQNLLNFTRHGSLGEAQDLSLIEVVHRAILITELRTRALGIKIDLQWPEEKIMVHGRFNPLAQAICNVLQNAYEAILTRRKKEETFPGTISVNLREEASGYTLRIIDDGAGLDEKIVHQIFDPLFSTKDPDRHSGLGLTLAQQILSEHQGLLVVTPQKDGKTCFCLCFPRIG, encoded by the coding sequence GTGACACAATTACAACACCCTGTTTTTACGGCGGAGCCTTTGCTATTGATCATCGAGGGGTCCAAAACTCATAGTGCCAAAATTGAGGCTTTACTCTCCGAAGTGCGGGATAAAAAATTCCAAACCCAGGTCATTTTCTTCAATTGCCAACTTCCGCAGGAAAAACTGGTGGAGCTTTTTAACATCATTAAGCCACTGAGTATCACCTTTAAAAATGACCCGACGGAGCTCGAGAAAAATATTAACCGCGCCTTTGAAACGGTGCGAGAGCTCCAACAGACAAAATCTCTCGTCGAGCTCTTTAACGATCAAAACAAAGAACTCAAAAAAATCTCGGTCGACCTTGAGGCCAAGATCGAAAAGCGGCAAGCCCACTTACAAGAGGCCAAACAGAAACTTTCGGTCACCAACAAAAAAAACATGTTTCTCCACAAGTGCTTGCTGGCCATTCACAGTGCCGAGACCATCTCGGATCTCGAAGTGATTGTCACTTCCAACTTGAGAGAGTCCATGAATCTCTCCTGGTTTAAAATCGAATTCAGTTACAATGTTTCCGAAATGAGTGTTGAAAAAAATCCGTATTTAAGCTCGTACCGAATTCCTATCCTTCGCGACCAAATCAAATACGGCGATCTTGTCTTCGCTCGTGAAGGTAAAGATATGGAACCTTTCAAAAAAGAAGAGAAGCAACTGTTAAATCTTCTCGGCGAGGGAATCATTCTCAGCGTCGATAAACTTCTCCAGATCGAAAAAAACAACGAACTCCAGTACCAGTGGCAATCGACTTTTAACGCCATCTCCGATCCTGTTTGTCTGATCGACGAGAACTACAATCTGACTTCTGCCAATCAAACTTTTTTACAAAGGAGCGGACTACGATCCATCGAAGGCGTCAAATGTTACGAGGCTCTTTTTAAGCGAACCAGTCCCTGCGTGGATTGCCATCGCGGCAATCACTTCCGCCTTCGCGACCAGCAGGACTCCTCGCACATGTATGATGTTTTTAGCCAGACCATGCAAATCGACTATCAGAAAAATTATTTCCATCTCTATCGAGACATCTCCCGACAGCTGGGTCTGGAACGACAAATTGTGGAATCGGCGAAAATGGCAGAACTCGGAACAATCGGAAGTAGTATCGCCCACGAACTTAATAACCCACTCGGTGGTATGTTAAATTTTATTCAGCTCATTCGAATGGACTTAAGTAAGGACGATCCGCTTTACGAGGATATTATTGAGATGGAAAAGGGCGCGTTGAAGTGTAAAGATATCGTTCAGAATCTTTTGAACTTTACTCGTCACGGAAGTCTGGGTGAGGCTCAAGACCTCTCGCTGATTGAGGTGGTCCACCGAGCTATTCTCATTACCGAACTCCGCACTCGCGCCCTGGGAATTAAAATTGATTTACAATGGCCCGAAGAAAAAATTATGGTCCATGGACGATTCAACCCATTAGCGCAGGCAATCTGTAATGTTTTACAAAATGCCTACGAGGCCATTCTCACCCGAAGAAAGAAAGAGGAAACGTTTCCAGGGACAATATCCGTCAATCTTCGTGAGGAGGCTTCCGGCTACACATTGCGAATTATCGACGACGGAGCTGGCCTGGACGAAAAAATTGTTCATCAAATTTTTGACCCTCTCTTCTCCACCAAAGATCCAGATCGTCACTCAGGACTGGGCCTTACACTAGCCCAACAGATTCTCTCGGAACACCAAGGTCTGCTCGTCGTAACTCCTCAGAAAGACGGCAAAACCTGCTTCTGTCTTTGCTTTCCGAGAATCGGTTAA
- a CDS encoding DUF721 domain-containing protein — protein sequence MKKRESIKPATAADVLQRVFENSKSPLADGFTRYKLEGKWSSIVGPTIGKHSRPVGYDRGRLVIEVTNSVWLNEIRFLLDEIKIKVNAHIGHNWVDFIQLIHK from the coding sequence GTGAAAAAACGCGAATCCATAAAACCCGCGACCGCAGCGGATGTCCTACAAAGAGTTTTTGAAAATAGCAAGTCTCCTTTGGCAGATGGATTTACCCGCTATAAGCTCGAAGGAAAGTGGTCCTCCATTGTAGGACCTACAATTGGGAAACACAGTCGGCCGGTCGGCTACGATCGTGGCCGCCTCGTCATCGAAGTCACCAACTCTGTTTGGCTCAACGAGATCCGATTTTTACTTGATGAAATTAAAATTAAAGTGAATGCTCACATAGGACATAATTGGGTGGATTTTATACAGTTAATCCATAAATAA
- a CDS encoding sigma-54 dependent transcriptional regulator, with translation MNPIKILVVDDDQTLRAALFRIFSRKGFQVITTSSMKEAEHVITNESQIDLALLDIKLPDGDGIEILKLVKQKYNDTPVIVLTGFGSVDLAVEATKLGAYHFMTKPFNIEELNLLTDKALSHTRLMTENERLKSQLYSKYRFDNIIGQSESIQKVLKLVEKVADSDSTILITGESGTGKELIAKAIHYNSPRAAKSFVPINCGAIPGELLESELFGHVKGAFTGAINNRQGRFELANHGSIFLDEIGDLSMNLQVKLLRVLQERRFEQVGSSKTTETDVRVVAATNINLGEAVRDNKFREDLYYRLNVIPIFIPPLRERKTDIPILIQHFITSFNSKKGSRITGVSDLAMRTLMDYGWPGNIRELENFIERASILKREGMIDIEDIPDHFGTNMQGAYHALPTDIPEDGIDFNSAIDTYENQLILNALNKTGWNRNQAAALLKLNRTTLVEKIKKKGLRPPNEIIV, from the coding sequence ATGAATCCCATCAAAATTCTTGTTGTAGATGATGATCAGACGTTGCGCGCGGCACTCTTCAGGATCTTCAGTCGTAAAGGTTTTCAGGTCATCACCACGTCTTCCATGAAGGAAGCCGAGCATGTGATCACGAACGAATCGCAGATCGACTTGGCTCTATTAGATATCAAGTTGCCCGATGGAGATGGGATCGAAATCCTTAAATTAGTGAAACAAAAGTATAACGACACACCCGTGATCGTTCTTACTGGGTTTGGTTCGGTGGATCTTGCCGTTGAGGCCACAAAACTTGGCGCTTATCATTTTATGACGAAGCCGTTTAATATTGAGGAACTGAACCTTTTGACAGATAAGGCCTTGTCGCACACTCGACTCATGACCGAGAACGAGCGTTTAAAGAGCCAACTTTATAGTAAGTACCGCTTTGACAACATTATCGGCCAGAGCGAAAGCATTCAAAAGGTCTTGAAACTCGTTGAGAAGGTTGCAGATTCGGATTCCACAATCTTAATCACCGGCGAAAGCGGTACCGGTAAAGAACTCATCGCCAAAGCCATTCACTACAACTCTCCTCGTGCGGCCAAGTCGTTTGTCCCTATTAACTGCGGCGCAATTCCCGGGGAACTCTTAGAAAGCGAACTTTTCGGTCATGTCAAAGGGGCCTTCACTGGAGCTATCAACAATCGTCAGGGTCGATTCGAACTCGCCAATCATGGTTCAATATTTTTAGATGAAATCGGCGACCTGAGTATGAATTTGCAAGTGAAACTCCTGCGCGTTCTGCAAGAGCGCCGGTTCGAACAGGTGGGAAGTTCAAAAACGACCGAAACCGATGTTCGAGTCGTAGCGGCGACAAATATTAATTTAGGAGAAGCCGTTCGTGATAATAAGTTTCGCGAAGATCTTTACTATCGTCTTAATGTTATTCCTATATTTATTCCTCCCCTCCGCGAGCGAAAGACCGACATCCCTATTTTGATTCAGCACTTTATTACCTCTTTTAATTCAAAAAAAGGTTCTCGCATTACGGGAGTCTCCGATCTAGCGATGCGCACATTGATGGATTACGGGTGGCCGGGAAATATTCGCGAGTTAGAAAACTTTATCGAACGCGCGAGTATTTTAAAACGCGAAGGAATGATCGATATCGAGGATATTCCTGACCATTTTGGAACAAACATGCAAGGCGCTTATCATGCCCTTCCAACAGACATCCCCGAAGATGGTATCGATTTTAATTCCGCCATCGATACTTACGAGAACCAATTGATTTTGAATGCTCTCAATAAAACGGGATGGAATCGCAATCAAGCGGCCGCTCTTCTTAAACTCAATCGCACCACACTGGTGGAGAAGATTAAGAAAAAAGGCTTACGCCCACCCAATGAGATTATCGTTTAG
- the glmS gene encoding glutamine--fructose-6-phosphate transaminase (isomerizing) translates to MCGIVGYYGPKDTAQVLVNGLKKLEYRGYDSAGVAILDGSHIGVVRAKGKLSALEEKLKKEQLHGNLGIGHTRWATHGIPSERNAHPHTVDGVCLVHNGIIENYNELKEELVKAGSSFASDTDSEVVAHLVARELKITPDLLKAVQKVIPLLRGAYAILVIWDEQPGHLVAFKNGPPLLVGLGEQETFVASDAHAVLPYTNKVIYLEDGEVAHVEDHKMTFFAANGEEVQKKVTTINWGAEEAEKKGFKHYMLKEIFEQPKSVSSVLQNYVDLDSQKVKMDDLHVGPMQSSTFSDADLKNAERIFILACGTSYYAGMYAKYIIEKLAKVPVEIDFASEFRYREPVIPQKSLVIVISQSGETADTLAVLRQAKEAGAQVLSITNTKGSTIDRESHAHVYMHAGVEIGVASTKALISTLTVLNLLAVKIGLLRDTLPPGEDKILIANLLALPSQMEAVLSYDKFFAKTSDAFKKYKGFLYLGRGASYPIAMEGALKLKELAYMHAEGYAAGEMKHGPLALIDENMLVVVICPKDQHYEKTMSNLQEAKARGGQIISIGTGDDEALKALSLHYLSLPESHWSTTGILSTIPLQLMAYHVADVLGYDVDQPRNLAKSVTVE, encoded by the coding sequence ATGTGCGGGATTGTTGGATATTACGGCCCTAAGGACACGGCGCAAGTTCTAGTCAACGGTTTAAAAAAGCTTGAATACCGCGGTTACGATAGTGCTGGCGTGGCCATTCTAGATGGGTCACACATTGGTGTGGTGCGAGCCAAGGGGAAGTTGAGCGCTCTCGAGGAGAAACTCAAAAAAGAGCAGCTCCATGGAAATTTGGGAATTGGTCACACGCGCTGGGCCACTCACGGCATTCCGTCGGAGCGCAACGCTCATCCTCACACTGTTGATGGTGTCTGCCTGGTTCATAATGGAATTATAGAAAACTATAATGAGCTCAAAGAGGAATTGGTAAAGGCGGGAAGTTCCTTCGCCTCCGACACGGATAGCGAAGTGGTCGCGCATTTGGTGGCGCGGGAACTTAAAATCACTCCAGATCTTTTGAAGGCGGTCCAAAAAGTGATACCTCTTTTACGGGGCGCTTACGCGATTCTTGTGATCTGGGACGAACAACCGGGCCACCTCGTCGCCTTTAAGAACGGGCCGCCACTCTTAGTGGGCTTAGGCGAGCAAGAAACTTTTGTGGCGAGTGATGCGCACGCCGTACTTCCCTATACCAACAAAGTCATTTACCTCGAGGATGGTGAAGTGGCTCACGTTGAAGATCATAAAATGACGTTCTTCGCAGCGAATGGTGAAGAAGTTCAAAAGAAAGTGACGACGATCAATTGGGGAGCCGAAGAGGCGGAAAAGAAAGGATTTAAGCATTACATGCTTAAGGAAATCTTTGAGCAACCGAAGTCGGTTTCGTCGGTGTTACAAAATTACGTGGATCTGGATTCTCAAAAAGTAAAGATGGATGATTTACATGTCGGTCCGATGCAAAGCTCCACGTTTAGCGATGCAGATTTAAAAAATGCAGAACGCATATTTATTTTAGCCTGTGGGACAAGTTACTACGCGGGCATGTATGCAAAGTATATTATCGAAAAGCTCGCAAAAGTTCCGGTGGAGATTGATTTTGCGAGTGAGTTTCGCTACCGCGAGCCAGTGATTCCCCAAAAATCGTTAGTGATCGTGATTTCGCAGAGTGGAGAAACAGCGGATACGCTCGCCGTCCTTCGACAGGCGAAAGAGGCCGGCGCTCAAGTTTTAAGTATCACGAACACCAAAGGATCGACGATAGATCGCGAATCTCACGCGCATGTATACATGCATGCGGGCGTGGAGATTGGCGTAGCGAGTACAAAAGCGCTGATCAGCACGTTGACGGTACTTAATCTTTTGGCGGTTAAGATAGGGCTTCTGCGCGACACTTTACCGCCCGGTGAAGATAAAATACTCATTGCAAATCTATTAGCTCTTCCCAGTCAGATGGAAGCGGTGTTGTCTTACGATAAATTCTTCGCGAAGACCTCGGATGCTTTTAAAAAGTATAAGGGCTTTCTTTATCTTGGGCGTGGCGCCAGCTACCCGATAGCTATGGAAGGGGCGCTCAAGCTTAAGGAGCTGGCTTATATGCATGCCGAAGGCTATGCCGCAGGCGAGATGAAGCACGGTCCTTTGGCGCTGATCGACGAGAATATGCTAGTGGTGGTGATTTGCCCTAAGGATCAACATTACGAAAAAACGATGAGCAACTTGCAAGAGGCGAAAGCCCGAGGTGGGCAGATCATTTCTATCGGAACTGGCGATGATGAGGCTTTAAAAGCACTGAGCTTGCATTATCTTTCGCTCCCCGAGAGCCATTGGTCGACGACCGGTATTCTTTCGACGATTCCTCTGCAGCTAATGGCCTACCACGTGGCCGACGTTTTAGGTTACGACGTGGATCAGCCGAGAAATTTAGCCAAATCGGTCACCGTCGAATAG
- a CDS encoding glutathione peroxidase — protein MKNSIYEFDVKDASGNKFSFADHRGEVILVVNVASQCGFTPQYDELEAVYEKYKGQGFTIVGFPCNQFGGQEPGTDSEIIEFCRKNHGVTFPIMSKVEVNGANAEPVYQFLKEKAPGLLGSEMIKWNFTKFLVGKDGKVIDRYAPATSPKKIEKDIEEALKA, from the coding sequence ATGAAGAATTCTATTTATGAATTTGATGTGAAGGATGCGAGTGGTAATAAATTTTCTTTTGCGGATCATCGTGGGGAAGTGATTTTGGTGGTCAATGTCGCTAGCCAATGTGGGTTTACTCCTCAGTATGATGAGCTCGAAGCTGTTTATGAAAAGTATAAAGGCCAAGGCTTCACTATTGTGGGCTTCCCTTGCAATCAGTTTGGAGGCCAGGAGCCTGGAACCGATTCCGAAATCATTGAATTCTGTCGTAAGAACCACGGAGTGACTTTTCCGATCATGAGTAAAGTCGAGGTGAACGGCGCCAACGCCGAGCCGGTTTATCAATTCCTGAAAGAAAAAGCTCCGGGTTTATTGGGGAGTGAAATGATCAAATGGAATTTTACAAAGTTTTTGGTGGGAAAAGATGGGAAAGTGATCGACCGATACGCCCCAGCCACTTCTCCGAAAAAGATCGAAAAAGATATCGAAGAGGCGCTCAAAGCGTAG
- a CDS encoding DNA translocase FtsK 4TM domain-containing protein — protein sequence MKLKHSIESQLQEIVFFFSLMLAFSLFLSGVFYLTLSTESLTYILGSFGAALDAGLFSLLGYAFFYLTVISLHMGYITNFHVFSFRDFKLQGSLLGLSLLAHAIIMVLFAVTLSVIQVFLEIPATVSLKYGSGGFVGLHLGHLLYSGLGLYGSILLLALGMISAAVIAGFFELTEVFSAIKSAAILSRNASIKGFKTANTSLLNGLQFLLRGNEISEAVVNSPAHTGKWISNSWHKATDHFHIYRRDEETQDVKKEEKKVEVKKKDVKKEIKKESKKEIVRDLKEVAKDIKKEKKSSAKLEENISVKSAASQGFQNTLNSLKKLSRMDKMLMDKMASKTSATKIASKSKARKK from the coding sequence ATGAAACTAAAACATTCCATCGAAAGCCAGCTGCAGGAAATCGTGTTTTTCTTTAGCTTAATGCTCGCATTCTCGTTATTTTTGAGCGGGGTTTTTTATCTGACCTTATCAACAGAGAGCCTCACTTACATCCTTGGTTCTTTTGGAGCCGCGCTTGACGCTGGTTTATTTTCGCTTTTAGGTTATGCGTTCTTCTATTTAACCGTGATCTCTCTCCATATGGGTTACATCACGAACTTTCATGTTTTTAGTTTTCGAGATTTTAAACTTCAGGGATCTTTACTTGGGTTATCATTATTAGCTCACGCGATTATCATGGTTCTTTTCGCTGTGACCCTATCGGTCATTCAAGTCTTCCTCGAAATCCCAGCCACAGTGTCTTTGAAGTATGGCTCTGGTGGATTTGTGGGTCTTCACTTAGGGCATCTATTATATTCCGGCCTAGGGCTCTACGGCTCAATCCTTCTTTTAGCCTTAGGAATGATCTCCGCGGCAGTCATCGCTGGATTTTTTGAACTGACCGAAGTGTTCTCGGCCATTAAATCCGCAGCGATTTTATCACGCAATGCCTCCATTAAAGGATTTAAAACTGCGAATACGTCGTTGCTCAATGGTTTGCAGTTTCTATTGCGAGGGAACGAAATTTCGGAAGCCGTCGTCAACTCTCCCGCACACACCGGCAAATGGATTTCGAACTCATGGCACAAAGCTACAGATCACTTTCACATCTATCGCCGCGATGAAGAAACTCAAGACGTAAAAAAAGAAGAAAAAAAAGTAGAAGTTAAGAAAAAAGACGTTAAAAAAGAAATCAAAAAAGAGTCTAAAAAGGAAATCGTCAGAGATCTTAAAGAAGTCGCTAAGGACATCAAAAAAGAAAAAAAATCTTCTGCAAAATTGGAAGAGAATATTTCTGTAAAATCAGCGGCGTCTCAAGGTTTCCAGAACACTCTGAACAGCCTTAAGAAATTGTCTAGAATGGATAAAATGCTTATGGACAAGATGGCTTCTAAAACCTCTGCGACTAAAATTGCCAGCAAAAGCAAAGCTCGCAAGAAATAA
- the trmFO gene encoding methylenetetrahydrofolate--tRNA-(uracil(54)-C(5))-methyltransferase (FADH(2)-oxidizing) TrmFO produces MISQDKTFDTVHVVGAGLAGSECAYQLAERGYNVIIYEMRPQVMTPAHKSPHCAELVCSNSFGSESESSPSGQLKWEAGQLRSLILEKAKAAQVPAGQALGMDREVFARSVDEVLRNHPRIQFKSEVVTSLDQVPRPCVVATGPLTGEALAQSMLDHFGDKFLYFFDAIAPIVSEDSIDMSIAWKASRWGNGTDDYINCPLNKEQYERFIDEIERAEKVEPKEFEKNTPYFDGCMPIEAMVERGRETPRFGPMKPSGLDDPKTGRWPHAVVQLRQDNKEGTAFNIVGFQTKMKYPEQKRIFRMIPGLENAEFLKLGSIHRNMYINSPRRLSPDLSSRKDPLLFFAGQITGVEGYFESACIGLLVAGFLDQKIKDETFNPPPRETAMGALLAAITLEDKDNFQPTNINFGLFPPLSISKKLPKDEKKRRIIERARQTFSAWAFDSKKPDQCRAHLGLSESVSN; encoded by the coding sequence ATGATTTCGCAAGATAAAACATTTGATACGGTCCATGTGGTGGGCGCTGGTCTTGCGGGCTCAGAATGTGCGTATCAACTGGCAGAGCGGGGTTATAACGTTATAATTTACGAAATGCGTCCCCAGGTTATGACACCGGCGCACAAAAGTCCCCATTGCGCAGAGTTGGTTTGCTCCAATTCCTTTGGTAGCGAGTCGGAGTCGTCGCCCTCGGGGCAACTCAAGTGGGAAGCGGGACAATTAAGATCTCTCATTTTGGAAAAGGCGAAAGCGGCCCAAGTTCCCGCTGGCCAAGCTCTTGGAATGGATCGCGAAGTCTTCGCGAGAAGTGTCGACGAAGTTTTAAGAAATCATCCCCGCATTCAGTTTAAATCCGAGGTGGTTACAAGTTTAGATCAGGTCCCTCGTCCGTGTGTCGTCGCGACGGGCCCCCTGACTGGTGAAGCTCTGGCTCAATCGATGCTCGATCATTTTGGCGACAAATTTTTGTATTTCTTTGATGCCATCGCGCCGATCGTTTCCGAAGATTCGATTGATATGTCTATCGCTTGGAAGGCGAGTCGCTGGGGAAATGGGACGGACGATTATATAAATTGCCCTCTCAACAAAGAACAGTACGAAAGATTCATCGACGAAATCGAGCGAGCCGAAAAAGTGGAGCCGAAGGAGTTCGAAAAAAACACACCTTATTTTGATGGCTGCATGCCGATCGAAGCGATGGTGGAGCGAGGGAGAGAGACGCCACGATTTGGTCCGATGAAGCCCTCAGGATTAGATGATCCCAAAACAGGGCGCTGGCCCCACGCCGTGGTTCAGTTGCGCCAGGATAATAAAGAGGGCACGGCATTTAATATCGTGGGATTTCAAACCAAGATGAAATATCCCGAGCAAAAAAGAATTTTCAGAATGATCCCGGGCCTGGAGAATGCCGAATTCTTAAAGCTCGGAAGTATTCACCGCAACATGTACATCAATTCTCCTCGCAGACTCTCGCCAGACCTCTCCAGCCGTAAAGACCCACTTTTGTTTTTCGCGGGGCAAATCACCGGAGTCGAAGGATACTTTGAGTCTGCTTGTATAGGTCTATTGGTCGCAGGCTTCCTAGACCAAAAGATAAAAGACGAGACATTTAATCCTCCTCCCCGAGAAACGGCAATGGGTGCGCTTTTGGCCGCTATCACATTAGAGGACAAGGATAACTTTCAGCCTACGAACATTAACTTTGGTCTTTTTCCTCCGCTATCTATTAGTAAGAAGCTTCCTAAAGATGAAAAGAAGCGCAGAATCATCGAAAGAGCCCGACAAACGTTTAGTGCTTGGGCTTTCGATAGCAAAAAGCCCGACCAATGCCGAGCTCACCTGGGCCTGAGTGAATCCGTCTCAAACTGA